In Colwellia sp. M166, a genomic segment contains:
- a CDS encoding cold-shock protein yields MSNTTTGTVKWFNESKGFGFIEQESGPDVFAHFSAISGDGFKTLAEGQKVQFTVTQGQKGPQAENIVAL; encoded by the coding sequence ATGTCTAATACAACTACTGGTACAGTAAAATGGTTTAACGAGTCTAAAGGTTTCGGTTTCATCGAGCAAGAATCTGGTCCAGACGTTTTCGCACATTTTTCTGCAATCTCTGGCGACGGTTTCAAAACTCTTGCTGAAGGCCAAAAAGTACAGTTTACTGTTACTCAAGGTCAAAAAGGTCCTCAAGCTGAGAACATCGTAGCACTTTAA
- the zapE gene encoding cell division protein ZapE, whose protein sequence is MMSVTGQYKQLVEQKLLQLDSEQLQATIALDKLAEKLSLRQTPSSIFISLKKIFSKPAAIQGIYFYGRVGRGKTMLMDLLYHQVNITRKKRIHFHHFMESVHQKLHELNTIDNPLALIAEIWAAEVDLLCFDEFFVNDIGDAMLLAGLLNAMLSSGITLVATSNCRPDQLYLNGLQRERFLPTIDIIHQYCQVISIDGSKDHRLMTSDTVTHQYRDFHVGNEKGGDFLSQHFLALAIGNVQYNESITIHGRTINFVARCQSAIWFDFMAICSSPRSQRDYIKLADQYASVLISDVPQFSGKLIPAVFSGVEDSYQRSGVVMGQLRGLDDEARRFIALVDEFYDRGIRLIIAAQVDIAELYQGTQLSFEFARCRSRLFEMQRLAYS, encoded by the coding sequence ATGATGTCAGTTACCGGTCAATATAAGCAACTTGTTGAGCAAAAATTACTTCAGCTTGACAGTGAACAACTTCAAGCAACCATTGCGCTGGACAAGCTTGCAGAAAAACTATCTCTTAGACAAACCCCATCTTCTATATTCATATCATTAAAAAAAATATTCAGTAAGCCTGCAGCTATTCAAGGGATCTATTTTTATGGCAGAGTAGGGCGTGGCAAAACCATGTTGATGGATTTGCTTTATCATCAGGTGAATATAACACGTAAAAAACGCATACATTTTCATCATTTTATGGAAAGCGTACATCAAAAGTTGCATGAGCTTAATACTATAGATAACCCGTTAGCACTCATTGCTGAAATATGGGCCGCTGAAGTTGACTTACTGTGTTTTGATGAGTTTTTTGTTAATGATATTGGTGATGCTATGTTATTGGCGGGCTTACTAAATGCCATGCTATCAAGCGGTATTACCTTAGTTGCAACATCGAACTGTCGGCCTGATCAGTTGTATCTAAATGGCCTTCAACGCGAAAGATTTTTACCAACCATAGATATTATCCACCAATATTGCCAAGTTATCTCTATTGATGGGTCGAAAGACCATCGCTTGATGACAAGTGATACCGTGACACATCAATATCGCGACTTTCATGTCGGTAATGAAAAAGGCGGTGATTTTTTATCTCAGCATTTTTTAGCCTTAGCTATCGGTAATGTGCAATATAACGAGAGTATCACCATTCATGGTAGAACCATTAATTTTGTCGCCCGTTGTCAGAGTGCTATTTGGTTTGACTTTATGGCAATTTGCTCAAGCCCGCGTAGCCAAAGAGACTATATTAAGTTAGCGGATCAATACGCAAGTGTGCTGATCAGCGATGTTCCTCAATTTAGTGGAAAACTCATTCCTGCGGTTTTTTCTGGTGTTGAAGATAGCTACCAACGTAGTGGTGTGGTGATGGGACAATTAAGAGGACTTGATGATGAAGCTCGGCGTTTTATTGCCCTTGTTGATGAGTTTTATGATCGAGGAATCCGTTTAATTATAGCTGCACAAGTTGATATTGCGGAGCTTTATCAAGGTACTCAACTCAGTTTTGAGTTTGCTCGCTGTCGTTCAAGACTATTTGAAATGCAGAGATTAGCTTACAGTTAA